Genomic DNA from Candidatus Sulfurimonas marisnigri:
ATCAGATAATATATGATGAAAAATTTCCTTTTGATGATAGAGAAATTGTAAGGGAGCTTTTAAATTTAAATTGAAAGCTTAAAGATATATCAACTTATTTTAGATATAATCTAGAAAAATAATAAGGATAATATAATGGGTATTCCACAACCAGCATTTTATATATTTAAGTGTGAGCAGTCGGCTCCACCAGGTATGCCAAAACCATCATGTGTTACACCAGAGACACAAGACTTATTTCAGTACACAGCACAAAAGCTAATGAAAGAAGGTATCATGATGACTGCACCAATAGTTCGTACTTCATGTATGAATCGTTGTGCACAAGGTCCAATAATGCTAGTAGAACCAGGTCATACTATGTATGTAGGCTTAAATAAAGAAAAAATAGACCGTATCATTACAGAGCATATTATTGGTGGAAATGTAGTTGAAGAGTATGTTATAGACTCTGAAATGTGGGATACCGCAATATCTCCAGCTGATGCTAAAAAACAAATGGGAATGTAGGAAGTAGTTATGTTAATTGATATGTTGTACAGTAAAATCCATCGCGCCAC
This window encodes:
- a CDS encoding (2Fe-2S) ferredoxin domain-containing protein — encoded protein: MGIPQPAFYIFKCEQSAPPGMPKPSCVTPETQDLFQYTAQKLMKEGIMMTAPIVRTSCMNRCAQGPIMLVEPGHTMYVGLNKEKIDRIITEHIIGGNVVEEYVIDSEMWDTAISPADAKKQMGM